In Andreesenia angusta, a single genomic region encodes these proteins:
- a CDS encoding CCA tRNA nucleotidyltransferase → MEDIELEIPEDVVSLIRALEEKGHEAYVVGGAIRDALLGRTPKDWDIGTSAKPEEVIEAYSGKFRTFEKGIEHGTVGAIVDHRDYEITTFRIDKEYLDNRRPSEVEFTSSLVEDLKRRDYTINAMAYGLRTGLVDIFGGREDMAKKTVRAVGDPYERFEEDALRVLRGIRLARELNFHVEKETFDAMIEKGHLVEKISHDRIRQEFTRIIMTDRPSIGMGYLKEIEVLKYIVPELEICIGFDQKNPYHTKDVYGHIMDVLDRTPSVLELRLAALFHDIGKPECFHLDYHGVGHFYGHEKVSESLAVHIMRRLNYSKYTVKKVATLVRYHMSIHEFKTESSVKRFINKIGKENIEELLELQAADKNSTNNVKGLQNLVNFRGKYDKIVLDEIPMSLKDLTVNGHDVKELGISEGEYIGKALNQLLQRVIENPQIDQRGELRKIVEKLLNEA, encoded by the coding sequence ATGGAAGATATTGAACTGGAAATTCCAGAAGACGTGGTGAGTCTTATAAGAGCGCTCGAGGAAAAAGGCCACGAGGCATATGTGGTCGGCGGGGCCATCAGGGACGCTCTATTGGGGAGGACTCCTAAGGACTGGGATATAGGCACTTCGGCGAAGCCAGAGGAGGTGATAGAGGCCTACAGCGGAAAATTTCGAACTTTCGAGAAGGGGATAGAGCACGGGACTGTAGGCGCCATAGTGGACCACAGGGACTACGAGATCACCACTTTCAGGATAGACAAGGAATACCTAGACAACAGAAGGCCCTCCGAAGTGGAGTTTACCTCATCGCTTGTTGAAGACTTGAAGCGTAGGGACTACACCATAAACGCCATGGCCTACGGACTTCGTACAGGGCTTGTGGACATATTCGGCGGTAGAGAGGATATGGCCAAGAAAACCGTTCGAGCAGTTGGAGACCCCTACGAGCGATTCGAGGAGGATGCGCTCAGGGTGCTTCGGGGTATAAGGCTTGCAAGAGAGCTCAACTTCCATGTAGAGAAGGAGACTTTCGACGCCATGATAGAAAAAGGCCATCTAGTGGAGAAGATAAGCCACGACAGGATAAGGCAGGAATTTACACGCATTATAATGACAGACAGGCCATCAATAGGAATGGGCTACTTAAAGGAGATAGAGGTGCTTAAGTACATCGTGCCGGAGCTTGAAATCTGCATCGGCTTTGACCAGAAAAACCCCTATCACACAAAAGACGTATACGGACATATAATGGACGTGTTGGATAGAACTCCCTCTGTGCTTGAGTTAAGGCTTGCGGCGCTCTTTCACGACATAGGAAAGCCGGAGTGCTTCCACCTTGACTACCACGGGGTGGGACATTTCTATGGGCATGAAAAGGTGAGCGAATCGCTGGCGGTCCATATAATGAGGAGGCTAAACTACAGCAAGTACACTGTGAAAAAAGTGGCGACTTTGGTCAGATATCATATGTCGATACATGAATTCAAGACAGAGTCCAGTGTAAAGCGCTTCATAAATAAGATAGGCAAGGAGAATATAGAGGAACTGCTAGAGCTTCAGGCTGCCGACAAGAACTCCACCAACAATGTGAAGGGCCTGCAAAATCTAGTGAACTTCAGGGGAAAATATGATAAAATCGTACTAGATGAAATACCTATGAGTCTTAAGGATTTAACTGTGAATGGACACGATGTAAAAGAACTTGGCATTTCGGAAGGAGAATATATAGGAAAGGCCTTAAACCAGCTTCTTCAGAGAGTTATAGAGAATCCACAGATAGACCAGAGAGGCGAACTGCGTAAAATAGTTGAAAAACTGTTAAATGAAGCTTAG